From the genome of Streptomyces sp. NBC_00523:
GGACGTCCCGACCGCGCCGACCGGTCCGCCCTCGGTCGGCGCGGCAGAGGCATCTCCCCGTACCGTCGCCGTGCCGCACGCCGGTCCGGCGTATCCCGCCACCGGAGGCACCCATGGCAGACCTGACCCATCTGGACGCGACGGCGCTCAAGAACTTCAAGAACAACGATGTCGGGGACTTCATCACCGACCTGCTCAACATCCGCAAGGACAACGCGGGTGTCCGCTCGCTGAAGAACCTGGTCGCGGAGACCGGTACGGGCTCGGCGTCCGGCGACGCCAAGATGCTGCGCATCGGCCTGATGGGCGGCGGCGACAGCGAGGACCCGACCGGCGGCTCGGCACTGATCGAGGCGCTGAAGACGCAGGGCGGCGCGCTGGACGGCATCTTCAAGAGCCAGAAGGTCCTCTTCGACGACATCGAGTCCGCTCTCGAGGAAACCATCACCACGCTGCTGAAGACGCAGGGCGACACCCTGGCCTCGATCGAAGGCGAGAAGCTGATGGACATCTTCGACACGGTGGACGACGACATGAGCGGCACCGGCTCCGACAGCTGACGCCGGGCCCCGCGTCCTCCTCTCCCCCACCCCCCTCAGCCCCAGCAGCGGAGTCCGTGCCATGGCCGACGACGGCAAAAGTACTTCCGGAACGCCCACCTACGACCCGGACGACTACTACGCCCAGGCGATCACCAATTTCACCGGCTACACCATCCCGGCCCGGTCCAGCCTGTTCAACTCCCTCAGCAGCGACAGCGGCGACGACTTCTCCGACCTGAAGCTGTTCCGGATGGAGATCTCCGGGCAGACCATGCGCGCGGTGTCCACGGAGGACTACACGGCGCTCAGCGGCTTCCAGAAGAGCAAGGGCGAGGACTACGACCTGGCCTTCTACGACGCGGGCGGCGACGGCGCGCACAACAGCGTGAGCCTGAAGAAGGCGCGGATCGTGATGATCGGTGTGGGCGTGGGCGACGACGGCCGCGCCGACCTGTGGGGGGACGGGGCGATCTCCGGCGGCGGTGAGTTCGAGGGCTCGTACTCGCACGTCCAGTGGGACTCCGGCCCGATGGCGCAATACATCTCCGGCAGCAAACTGGCCCTGGACGAGCTGCTGAACAACCACACCACCAAGGGCTGGAGCTTCAGCAACCTGTCGGTCCTCGATGGCAACGCTGTCGAGTTCAAGTCCTTCGAGGAGACGGGCCAGTCCTTCGACCGGGCGATGCAGTTCTTCAAGGACCACTCGGACGTCGTCAACGGGTGGATGAAGTCGCTCGGCGAGGACCAGGCCGCGTGGAAGGGCAAGGCGGCCAG
Proteins encoded in this window:
- a CDS encoding type VII secretion system-associated protein, translating into MADLTHLDATALKNFKNNDVGDFITDLLNIRKDNAGVRSLKNLVAETGTGSASGDAKMLRIGLMGGGDSEDPTGGSALIEALKTQGGALDGIFKSQKVLFDDIESALEETITTLLKTQGDTLASIEGEKLMDIFDTVDDDMSGTGSDS